Within Myceligenerans xiligouense, the genomic segment CCGAGGAGAGCGTCCTGCTGCTCATCGACCACCAGCCCTTCCAGGTCGCCAACCTCCACAGCCATGAGCCGACCATGATCATCAACAACACCGTCGGCCTGGCCAAGTTCGCCAAGGTGTTCGACGTGCCGACCATCCTGACCACGGTGATCGAGGAACGCGGCGGCCACCTGATCCAGGCGATCCAGGACGTCTTCCCCGACCAGAAGCCGATCAACCGCACCTCCATCAACACCTGGGAAGACCGCCGTGTGGTCGAGGCCGTGGAGAAGACCGGGCGCAAGAAGCTGATCATCGCGGGCCTGTGGACCGAGATCTGCGTCGCCATGCCGGCCATCCACGCCCTGGCCGACGGGTACGACGTCTTCGTCGTCACCGACGCCAGCGGCGGAGTCAGCGCCGAGGCGCACGACATGGCGGTGCGCCGGATGGAGCGCGCGGGCGTGACCCCGGTCACCTGGCTGGTCGTGTCCAGCGAGTGGCAGCGCGACTGGGCCCGCGAGGAGACGGCCAACCAGCTCGGCCCGATCCTCTTCGAGCACGGCGGCGCCACCGGCGTCGCACTCGCCTGGGAGCTGCAGCTGCTGGCCACACCCACCGACGGCGCCGGCGCGTAGCGCAGACGGCTCCTTCCGGGCGGGGCTGCCAGGGCCCGCGAGCTCCCGCCCCGCTCAACCCCCGGCGTCGTCGTGCATGGGCGGGCAGGTCCCTCCGGGCCGCGTGAGGAGTTCGAAGTGCCAGATCTCGTTCGCGTACACCTGGCACAGGCCGTAGTCGGCACCGTGCTGGATCAGCCAGTAGGCGCCCTCGGTGGGGCCGATGTCGACGGCGTCGCCGCTGACGTGCTGTGACGTCTCGGCGTCCGCGACGGTGCGCCGGGCCTCGGCGGGGCCTTTGTTCCGGACCGCGTCGTCGTACAGCTTCTGCTGGTAGGCGGGGCTGCGCCATCCGCTCGTGATCCAGAAGTCGATGCCGGCGGCGCTCGCGTCTTTCGCGGCCTGGCGGACGGCGGCGTGGAGTGCGGGGTCGAGCCGGGTGACCGCGGGGAGGTCGTCGTCGGGCGCGGCCAGGCCGCCGGGGATGTCTCCGCCGGTTCGGCCGGTCGATCCGCTCGGTCGCGGGCTGGGGTCCAGTGCGTCGTGGGCCGCGAGGAGCGCCGGGCCCGCGGCGCGTTCGATCAGCGGGTAGGCAGCGGCGCCCGCGAGCAGGGTGACCGCTCCCATGAGCAGGACGACGGTCACGCGTCGCCCGCCGCGCGTACCGTGGCGAGGCCCGGTTGCCCAGGCACGGGCGTGGGCGTCCTGTGGGGGTTCCTGAGTGCTCGGTGCGTCCATGACACGAGGACACCGGAGACGATGTTGCGAGAGCGTCTTCGGTTCTCGATACGCTGCCGATAACTCGCCCCGGGTAGCGTCTGAGGGCATGCGAGTGCTGGTGGTGGAGGACGAGCCCTATCTCGCGGAGGCGATCCGTGACGGGCTCCGCCTGGAGGCGATCGCGGCCGACGTCGCGCACGACGGCGGTACCGCGCTGGAGCTCGTCACCACCACTGCCTATGACGCGGTGGTGCTCGACCGCGACATCCCCGGGGTGCACGGCGACGATGTCGCGCGCCGCCTCGCCGCCGAGCATGCGGGTGTGCGGATTCTCATGCTGACGGCTGCCGGTGGGCTGACGGACAAGGTGGCGGGGTTCGAACTGGGGGCCGACGACTACCTCACCAAGCCGTTCGCGATGCGGGAACTGGTGGTCCGGTTACGGGCCCTGGCCCGGCGTCCCGCCGCGGCCTCCCCTCCCGTGCTCGAACTCGGTCCGGTGCGTCTGGACCCGTTCCGCCGCGAGGTCTACCGGGACGGCCGGTACATCGCTCTGACGCGCAAGCAGTTCGCGGTGATCGAGGTCCTGATGAACGCCCGCGGCGGGGTCGTGAGCGCGGAGAAGCTGCTCGAACGCGCCTGGGACGAGAATGCCGACCCGTTCACCAACGCCGTCCGCATCACCATCTCGACGCTGCGCAAGAGCCTCGGCGACCCCTGGCTGATCCACACCGTGCCCGGGGCCGGGTACCGCTTCGGCGAGCGGCCCGAGGGCGAGCGGCCATGAGCGGGCCATCGGGTGCGGCCCGGCGGAGCCCGGGCCCGTCGGTGCGCCTGAAGCTCACCCTCAGCTACGCGGGGTTCCTCGTGGTCGCCGGGGCGGCGCTCTTCGCCGGCCTGCTGGCCGTGCTGCGGTTCGTACCCGACGAGAACCTCTACGTGTACGACGGCGGCTTCGCTCCGAACCGCTCCGACCTGTTGGAGGTGGCCGTCCCGACATCCGGCGCGGCCCTCGTCTTCCTCGCGATCGTCGGACTGGCGGGCGGGTGGGTCCTGTCCGGCCGGATGCTCGCCCCGCTGGACCGCATCAGCCAGGCCGCCGCACTGGCCGCGGACGGCTCGCTCACCCACCGGGTCGCGCTCGAGGGACCCGACGACGAGCTGCGTCGGCTCGCCGACACGTTCGACGTCATGCTCGGGCGCCTGCAGCACGCCTTCGACGAGCAACGCCGGTTCACCGCCAACGCCTCGCACGAGTTACGCACGCCCCACACCGTCACGAAGTCCCTGCTGGAGGTCGCGCTGGCCGACCGCGAGGGCCGGGACGTCGACCGGCTCCTGACCCGCCTGCACGAGACCAACGAGCGCTCGATCGTGCTGGTGGAGTCCCTTCTCCAACTCGCCCGTCTCGACCACGACGAGCTCCCGACCGATCCGACGGACCTGTCCGACGTCGTCCGCGAGGCTGTCACGGTGCGGGAGACCCTGGCCACCGCCGCGGCCGAGGCAGCACCCGGTGCATCGCCCGGCGGAGCAGAGGGAGCCGCGCCGGAGCTGGTCACCGCGCTCGACCCGGCTCCCGTCCAGGGTGATCACGTCCTCCTCGTCCAGCTCGTCGCCAACCTGCTCGGCAACGCCGCACGCCACAACCTCCCGGCCGGCGGTCGCATCGAGGCCCGCACCGGGCACGACGCCGCGGGCCGCCCCACCCTCGTGGTGGAGAACACCGGCGCGGTCCTCGACCCGGCCCTCGTCGCCACCCTCACCGAGCCCTTCGTCCGCGGATCCGCACGAACGCGCGGTCGGAGCCGTCCGGTCGGAAGCGGCCTGGGCCTCGCCGTTGTCAGCTCCATCGCCCGCGCCCACGCAGCGAACCTGACCCTCCGCCCGCGCCCCGGCGGCGGCCTCGTCGTGGCCGTGACGTTCGACCGGGCCGGGCTCGCTTGAGCGCACTGACGGGAGTCACCTCGGCGACGTGGTCGACGGACGAAGGCGGACGAACCCTCGAGACGAACACGTGACGACTCCGGCCGTGGCGTTACCCGAGCCCGTGAGCGGACATTTCAAGACGTGAGCAGATTACGAGGACTTCCCGGCGGTGACCCGCCGTCGGCCGGGGACCGCGTCACGGAGTTGTGGCGTGACCACGCCTGGCGGGTCCAGGCGTATGCGATGCGGCATGCCGACCCGCATGACGCCCAGGAGGTGGTGGCCGACACGTTCCTCGTGGCCGTCCGCCGTGTCGACGACATCCCCGTGGACCCCTTGCCCTGGCTGCTGGTGGTGGCCCGGAATGTCCTGCGCAATCAGCAGCGTGCCGCGCGGAGGCGCCGTTCCGCGGAGTCCGCGTTGGAGCGCCTCGCGCGCGTCGCCAGAACGGACGGTGCCGACGAGGCCGTCGCTCAGCGCGACGCGATGCTCGTGGCGCTGAACAACTTGGAGCCGAAGGAACGGGAGGCGCTCCTGCTCACGGGTTGGGACGGCCTGGCTCCGGCCGACGCCGCGCGCGTGGCCGGCTGCGGCAAGGCGGCTTTCAAGATGCGGCTGTCACGGGCGCGTCGAAAGCTGACCGCCCTGGTCGGCGGCCACACGACCGTTCGCGAAGCCGGGATCGCCGAGGACGGCCCGCGGAACAACCGGACAGCAGCGAGGAGGACACGATGATCCACGAACCCCACCAGATCCTGAGCGATCTGGCACCCGCAGGTCCGCCCGACTCTGCCGGACTGGAGCAGGCGCGCGCCGCATTCGAGTGGGGTCGTACGCAGGGTGCGTTCTCCTTCTCGACCGACGTCGAGAACACCGCGATCATGCGTAGCCGGATGTGGACGCCGCGGCACGCGGTCGCTCTCGGCGTCGTCGGCCTGCTGCTCGCCGGTGTGGGGGCGACGGCGAGCTTCCTGAATGCTGATCGACCGACGTCCGATGTCGCCGCGCCGCCCGTCCTGTTCGATCCGCTCCGCCTGCCGGAAACGTGTGGACAGTACTTCTCGATGCCGGAGGCGGTACGCGTGCCGGTGGAGCGGTGGGACGAACTCCTCGATCATGCCGTGACACGGCCTGACGTGCCGATCACCGCTCCGCCGACGTTCGAAGCCGTCCCGGTGGACTGCCCGGACGGGGTGGCCACGGCGTTCTTCGTGGACCGGGAGAACGAGCGGGCCATCGCGGTGCTGCATGGGGGGTCGCTCCCGGACGCGGTCGATCCGGAAACCAGGACGGGGCCGCCGGAAGCAGACGGCGTCGATCTGCGTGGTACGGAAGCGCAGGAGCTTGCGTCGCCGGCGGGATTCCGGTTCATCTGGTGGACCGAGGGCGGCGACCGGTGGTACGCCCAGGGCAACGGTGTCACGCGGGACGACCTCGTGTCGGCCCTGGAGGGCCTGGAACTCGGATCCGGTGAAGTGTCCGGGGCGCCCCGGGGATACGAACGGGTGGAGCTTCCGAAGGCCGAAGCGGGTACGAAGCAGTACCAGTGGATGCTGTGGCAGGGGTCGGTCCAGGACGGCCGGCTGAGCAGCGGGTCGCCGTACGTGCGAGTGGCCTGGCCCGCTCTGGTTCCCGAGGAGTACGCCTACCTGGAGGGAACAGGTGAGTTCGTGGAGTTCGACGGCGGACTCGCGACGTACTTCGAGGACACCACCGGGGTCAACGCCAACACCTTCAGCTGGACCAAGGACGGTGTGCGGTACAGCATCTCGGACTCGGACGCGGACCTGGCGACGATGAAGCAGATCGCCCGCTCCATGGAACCGGTTGACGCCGACGACCCGCGCCTCCGTCTTGACGACTGGAACTACGACTGACCGGGGTGTGGCAGGTCCCGGTACCGACCCGTTCGTGGCGAAGTCAGCGGTCCGCGAGTGGCTGCAGCCGGAACAACCGCACGACGCGCCCGGACTCGCGTTCGTAGT encodes:
- a CDS encoding sensor histidine kinase; this encodes MSGPSGAARRSPGPSVRLKLTLSYAGFLVVAGAALFAGLLAVLRFVPDENLYVYDGGFAPNRSDLLEVAVPTSGAALVFLAIVGLAGGWVLSGRMLAPLDRISQAAALAADGSLTHRVALEGPDDELRRLADTFDVMLGRLQHAFDEQRRFTANASHELRTPHTVTKSLLEVALADREGRDVDRLLTRLHETNERSIVLVESLLQLARLDHDELPTDPTDLSDVVREAVTVRETLATAAAEAAPGASPGGAEGAAPELVTALDPAPVQGDHVLLVQLVANLLGNAARHNLPAGGRIEARTGHDAAGRPTLVVENTGAVLDPALVATLTEPFVRGSARTRGRSRPVGSGLGLAVVSSIARAHAANLTLRPRPGGGLVVAVTFDRAGLA
- a CDS encoding M15 family metallopeptidase; its protein translation is MTVVLLMGAVTLLAGAAAYPLIERAAGPALLAAHDALDPSPRPSGSTGRTGGDIPGGLAAPDDDLPAVTRLDPALHAAVRQAAKDASAAGIDFWITSGWRSPAYQQKLYDDAVRNKGPAEARRTVADAETSQHVSGDAVDIGPTEGAYWLIQHGADYGLCQVYANEIWHFELLTRPGGTCPPMHDDAGG
- a CDS encoding response regulator transcription factor, whose product is MRVLVVEDEPYLAEAIRDGLRLEAIAADVAHDGGTALELVTTTAYDAVVLDRDIPGVHGDDVARRLAAEHAGVRILMLTAAGGLTDKVAGFELGADDYLTKPFAMRELVVRLRALARRPAAASPPVLELGPVRLDPFRREVYRDGRYIALTRKQFAVIEVLMNARGGVVSAEKLLERAWDENADPFTNAVRITISTLRKSLGDPWLIHTVPGAGYRFGERPEGERP
- a CDS encoding hydrolase, producing MTHTAKVGLDALLTPEESVLLLIDHQPFQVANLHSHEPTMIINNTVGLAKFAKVFDVPTILTTVIEERGGHLIQAIQDVFPDQKPINRTSINTWEDRRVVEAVEKTGRKKLIIAGLWTEICVAMPAIHALADGYDVFVVTDASGGVSAEAHDMAVRRMERAGVTPVTWLVVSSEWQRDWAREETANQLGPILFEHGGATGVALAWELQLLATPTDGAGA
- a CDS encoding RNA polymerase sigma factor, which produces MSRLRGLPGGDPPSAGDRVTELWRDHAWRVQAYAMRHADPHDAQEVVADTFLVAVRRVDDIPVDPLPWLLVVARNVLRNQQRAARRRRSAESALERLARVARTDGADEAVAQRDAMLVALNNLEPKEREALLLTGWDGLAPADAARVAGCGKAAFKMRLSRARRKLTALVGGHTTVREAGIAEDGPRNNRTAARRTR